Proteins encoded together in one Anaerobaca lacustris window:
- a CDS encoding MBL fold metallo-hydrolase — MMHRLVPILLAVLATYSSAAAQDDTRLSPSVRLLPGAINGVAIERNERTLVVYGDPSGTIRQADMVLFTHARRDVAWAGRDLVEREAGAVVPTAEAEAFTKATEFWNRFVTARFHDYRQQTTKVPVMPMEVARTVRGGDTIQWQGLTLKVLDTPGYTRGAVSYLLETDGAKYAFVGDLIYGDGQLLDLYSLQDEVPELRIGGYHGYATRMAPLIASLRAIAAEEPDILVPARGPVIRDPQAAIARLIGRLQAVYRNYLSISAGRYYFRDSYDGLAQRVLGTSPNVPWMTPGTTEDPPDWVLCIGNSRLLLSESGAGWLIDCGSQGIIDEIEKLRDAGRLTSIEGLFITHYHDDHTHKVNALLEVFPSPVFVTPLVADIARHPGAYRLPCLTTEVIAEPTVVPNGHRSRWREFQLTFCDYPGQTLYHSALLAEHDDGRKLLFVGDSFTPSGIDDYCLLNRNLMHEGEGYLRCLDLLLTLPPECMLVNQHVEPVFRFDASQLQFMRRTLTEREVLLAELFPWDEANYGIDEQWVRIHPYGQTARPGQTVEVQLRVRNHSDRPHEFAVTLHAPDGFQTDPAEARLTVDPRREKSITLRIAVPATAGPSACVITADVAFDRWDLRHWCEALIQVQP; from the coding sequence ATGATGCACAGACTCGTTCCGATTCTGCTCGCCGTCCTCGCGACGTATTCATCTGCGGCCGCACAGGATGACACCCGTCTCAGCCCATCGGTTCGCTTGCTGCCGGGAGCGATCAACGGTGTCGCTATCGAACGCAACGAGCGTACGCTCGTCGTCTACGGCGACCCTTCGGGAACGATTCGACAGGCGGACATGGTCCTCTTCACGCACGCCCGGCGCGACGTGGCCTGGGCGGGACGGGACCTCGTCGAGCGAGAGGCCGGAGCCGTTGTGCCCACCGCCGAAGCGGAGGCATTCACCAAGGCAACCGAATTCTGGAACCGTTTCGTCACCGCACGATTCCACGATTATCGCCAGCAGACGACCAAAGTCCCTGTGATGCCGATGGAGGTCGCGCGAACCGTTCGGGGCGGCGACACGATCCAGTGGCAGGGCCTGACGCTGAAAGTGCTGGACACGCCCGGCTACACGCGCGGCGCCGTCAGTTACCTGCTGGAGACCGACGGCGCCAAGTACGCCTTCGTCGGCGACCTGATCTACGGCGATGGACAGCTTCTGGACCTGTACAGCCTCCAGGACGAGGTGCCCGAACTGCGGATCGGCGGCTATCACGGCTATGCGACCCGCATGGCGCCGCTGATCGCCAGTCTGCGCGCGATTGCCGCCGAAGAACCCGACATTCTCGTCCCGGCCCGCGGGCCGGTGATTCGCGACCCGCAGGCGGCCATCGCACGTCTGATCGGCCGGCTCCAGGCCGTCTACAGGAATTACCTCTCGATCAGCGCCGGCCGCTACTACTTCCGTGACAGCTACGATGGCCTGGCGCAGCGCGTCCTGGGAACCTCGCCCAATGTGCCGTGGATGACGCCGGGGACCACCGAGGACCCGCCGGACTGGGTGCTGTGCATCGGCAACTCGCGGTTGCTGCTCTCGGAGAGCGGCGCCGGCTGGCTGATCGACTGCGGTTCGCAGGGGATCATCGACGAGATCGAGAAGCTCCGCGACGCGGGGCGACTGACGAGTATCGAGGGCCTGTTCATCACCCACTATCACGACGACCATACCCACAAGGTCAACGCCCTTCTGGAGGTCTTTCCCTCTCCGGTGTTCGTCACACCGCTGGTGGCCGACATCGCACGGCATCCCGGCGCCTACCGCCTGCCCTGCCTGACGACCGAGGTGATCGCCGAACCGACTGTCGTCCCCAACGGACACAGGAGTCGCTGGCGCGAGTTTCAGTTGACCTTCTGCGACTACCCCGGCCAGACCCTGTACCACAGCGCCCTGCTGGCCGAGCATGACGACGGCAGAAAGCTCCTCTTCGTCGGCGATTCATTCACGCCGTCCGGGATCGACGACTACTGCCTGCTGAACCGCAACCTGATGCACGAAGGCGAAGGCTACCTCCGCTGCCTGGATCTCCTGCTGACGTTGCCGCCCGAGTGCATGCTCGTCAATCAGCACGTCGAGCCGGTCTTCCGATTCGACGCATCGCAGTTGCAGTTCATGCGCAGGACATTGACCGAACGCGAGGTGCTCCTGGCCGAGCTGTTCCCCTGGGACGAAGCCAACTACGGCATCGACGAGCAGTGGGTCCGAATCCATCCGTACGGACAAACGGCCCGGCCCGGCCAGACCGTAGAGGTACAGCTCCGCGTGCGGAACCATTCGGACCGTCCGCACGAGTTCGCTGTGACCCTGCATGCGCCAGACGGATTCCAGACAGACCCCGCCGAGGCGCGTCTGACAGTCGATCCCCGCCGGGAGAAGTCGATCACCCTGCGAATCGCCGTTCCCGCCACCGCCGGGCCATCGGCCTGCGTCATCACCGCCGACGTGGCCTTCGACCGCTGGGACCTTCGCCACTGGTGCGAGGCCCTCATCCAAGTGCAGCCGTAG